The nucleotide window GCAAGCAGCAAAATGCCTTCACCACCTTTTCCTGCACGACCAGTCCTCCCAAGACGATGTATATACTGCTCCCTATCAGTAGGAGTTCCAACCTGGAGATACTCACATTTCATTTATTTGTATAAATAGTGCCATAGTCACAAAGATAATATTATACAATAAATGGCTATCAAAATCATTGGACATAGGGAGTACATCTACTTAATTTTTGGGAATCTTCGAAATAAGTACATGTTTCCTTTAGAGGAAAGTATCTTTGCCTTATTTCACAATGATACCCATCTTCCCCTCTCGAAAGTGAGTTGGGACCACATTCTTCTCTTTAAGTTTCAAATAGCAAGGGCATTTTATTACAATTGCACTTCCTTATATTGCATGCAAAAAAAGATGATGTATTTAGAATATGATTGCTCAAATGAGTACGTATTTGTACGTTCTTCCATCGTATGTGTCTGCAATTTCAGCTTTTTTGTCCTTAAACTCATTCTACTCTTTCTACTTTATACATGCATACAAAATTTTCAGGGAGAGGAGTTTACAAATAAATATACATAACTACATACTCATTTATAGTGAATGATGACTAGATTTCTTATTTAACCATCTTAATATATCCCAACACATAAGGTCATTCAATATTCTGTTATAATACAAGGGTAATCTACACAAATTACTTAAAAACTCTGTTGTAGCACAAAGACAAAGCTAAATCAAAGTACGATAAAAAGGGACAGGATAGTTTCCTCCATCCCCAATCACTTGCAACATTTCATCCAAATGTGAGATCTTTTTggtaaaaatattttaacttacAAGTAATTGGGGAAAAGAAAGTAGAAGATATAATAACCCAAAGCATACCTGAATGACCAAAGTGACATCAGGATAGTTTATCCCTCTAGCTGATACATCAGATGAAATTAAGATCAATTGTTTTGATTGCTTAAACTCTTCGACTATGCGAGTTCGATAAAGTTGCGGCTTTCTTGAATGTATTTCCCTTACATTTAACCTCATTTTATGGAAGAGAAGATACATGAGTGAAGTCATCATTCCAGTTGTACAGAAAACAATAATCTGGAAGCAAGTTTTTAAGCAAACCATCACACAACAAAAACAGATGAGATATGTATTGATCAAGTACAGGATAAAAAACACCGTCTCACCTTGTAATCCGGCATTTTAGAAATATGGTCTTTTAATAGTTGGTACACTACTTGGAAATGCAAATTATGGGGAGCAATAACATAAGACTGCTTCACCTGCATACACAAGACTCTCATTCATTACAGACCAATTACCAACCTTTACGAGCAGGTCccaataaaagtcaaaaagtCGCTAGACAATTACTGATACACTAATATCCAACTTAAGTGAAAATCATAACATAAAAGACAGAATTTATATAGAAAATACGTTTGATAGCCAACTAAATTACTCGTCACACATAGAGAAAGCGAAAATACTAAAACAAACAATAACGTCATTGTAATGTATAGCCCACAAAAAGAACAAAACGGGAAAAATGTTCCATGTTAGTCATACAACGATAGAAGACCTGCTTGCTCAGTTGGTCAGGCCTTAAACGGTTACACTCACCTATACGTTCCATTTCACATTGTCAAATTGCAACCATTGCAACTGACAAAAGTATTAGTAACAAACTGACGCAAAATTTTGTGTGGTGGTTACCTTCTGTAAAATGCTACCAAAAAATGTAGGATGGCTCTGTAAAGGAAACGATCCCATGACAGCAAATCATTTGACTAGCTTCGGGTAGTTTTCCTTGCTTCTAGCTTTGACTGATATTTCTCGGGTACATAAATTACGTCACATTTATCAAGAGCTAAAATACAAAACGTGGGAGTACAAAAGATAAAATGTTCTATAGAAAACCCCTAGCCatgttaaaacaacaaaaaaagtatTGAGGTCGAAAGCTCGTAGAAGAAAACCTTTCTATTGTTTTATCCAACACCTTGATATCTCTGAAACATAAAAAGAGAAGCTGACACTAATCACTCAATCAAGGAGCTCCAGATAAAGTATTATAACTGGGAAGCTAGACTGACAACTACATACCAAAGGGTCTCAGAGCCAATGACATCTCAGAAATTTTCCATCGTCCTCAAATAAAGCACCACCCAAAGAATGACGAAGAAATTAGACGGCTCAAAAATCTTACACCTATTTCAGTTCTACCACCTTCATCAATGTAACTTAACTCTGTAAGACACCATCATTGTGGGAAATCATCAGAGCCATATGCACCAGCAAAAGAACCACCACTATTATAAACCAGAAGCCAGAAACACCAAGtaagaaagagagagaaagagaaagaaatgaTGCTACATTGCAACCAAACTAAGACTTAAAATGCCCTTTCTCAACATTCTAGATTAAATTGAAAGGTAGATGCCAAAAACAGACAAAATTTTCCCTCAAGTAGGTGGATTCAGGTTATCCAGCCATACACGGATGTAATCACAGATATTTGGCCACAACTAAAGGAAACCAATGGTGATAGAGGATGGATCCATAATAGCTTTGGCAAGTTCAAGACCCTAGCTAGTCAAAATAATGAGAAGCTAGAAAACAACGGAAGTTTGAGTATGCTAACAAAGGGAGATATATGATGTCACATCACATATGAGAGTAAGATGGGTGAAGGTTGGGGAATAATTCTATAGGACAGcctaatatcaaaaaaaaaaaaaaagacatttaCCCCATTCCAGCTTCCCCTaaccaaacaaatcaaattcctTCTTTTATGTCGACTTTCTTAATTCACTTTTGTTTGCTTTTGCTGGTACTAAACAAGCCCTCAAAAATGTCCAACCTGAAAAGCTTTCAATTCTAGCACAAGTTTGAACATAAACCAAAGCAATCAATGTacccaaaaacaaaatataacgTAGAAGCTTAGCAAAACAGCTGGTTATCAAACCACTTCATATACTGCTCTATCTTattgagacggtctcacggtgagaccatctttATTGGGCTAGCCCAAAACACactttttgtcttaaagtgatcagttataacgttaaattgatcacttacaattttaaaataattattttttatagtcttagagtgattacttataaccttaaaacaatcacctacgatcttaaagtaatcaattaaagaaatgggCTAATTATATGAGCCTGTCtaatggtgagacggtctcatacaagacggacTTAATAGCAATTGTACAAGGGGAGTATAGGTGAAAAATTTTGGTATAGACAAGTGCTGACATAAACCATGCAATTTTATTGTAGAAGTTTCATCAAAGTGCCAAAAGGAACATCACTCTACCTTGGGATTTGAATCTGGAAAATCTGCATCCACAGTATTGATAAACAAATGCTCTCTTCGAAGAACAAGTTGAGAAATCCGCCGGACCTGCACATACAAATCCCTTAAGTCATAACAAacaattatccaaaaaaaaaacatttaagtCATTGCACACCCTAAATTCATACTTATTAAGACAGCTGTAAGTTGGAGAACAAAATAACCTCTTTTGAGACTGTAGCAGAAAAGAGTAAAGTCTGCCGTCGACGagataaacaatcaacaattttCTCTATATCCTTACGGAATCCAAGGTCTAGCAGATGATCAGCTTCGTCAAGTACGAGCATTTTAAGCCCCATCAATCGAGCTGATATGCCTGATCTAGATTCAATGTGATCCAGTAATCTACCAGGAGTAGCAACCACAATCTGCAAGATTTAGTATCAAAAGGTTTTGTTTAAAATTGAGCCCAAGGCCCCAATTACGCAAAATGAAACACAAAAAAAGCTTAGCTGACAAACTTTGCAACACAAGAATAGATTGAAAGTCCTGTAAAATGCCTTCTCAGGATGCCATCAATCTACTGAAAAAACATACAAGACAAAATGATGAACCTGGCAAGGATCTGACTCCAAGTGTTTCTGATCATCTTTGAATCGTGTGCCACCTACAAGCATTTGGACACCTATGCCATCATGATACTTCAACATAACCCTTGTTTCTGCAGCAATCTGACTAGCAAGTTCTCTTGTGGGGCAAAGAATAAGAATGTATACAGGAGGCACACGCTGAGCTTTGTTGCTGCTCATAGACTTCAAAACTGTTTCAATTGCAGGAAGCTGTTTTTATTTAACAAGGACATTGCAGGCATGGCATATCATGTACTACAGATAACAAATTAACCCAAAACAAAGTAAGATCAAAACTATACCAGAAAAGCAGAAGTTTTGCCTGTTCCAGCTCTAGCTTTAACAAATGCATCCTTACCTACCAAAGAAAGGTGAACATAACACCAAAATGTAAGTAATATAAGCCATAAACTACCTACTACAAGGCTTCATGCCATAAAACAGTTCCAATGACTCTTATAGAGTTTCTTTTGACGTGAGCAAAATCAAGAAAGATTCCCTAAAATTAGTCCACAATAACAGAGCTTCGCAAGCTACCATATTTCCATCAATAGACCCTAGTGATCATAAACAGTAGAGTATCTTCTTGAACATTCAGCAAACATTCacttcaaaaaaacaaatatctTTCTGGCACAAGTTCATTCAAcattcatttaaaaaataaaacaccaTGAAGACTGACAATGACTTACCCTCAAGATAAACAGATAGAGTATCTTCTTGAACCCTAGTCATCATAACATAGCCAGCAGATGCTAAAGCCTTAACTGTCAGGGGTGATATGCCACAATCCTCAAATCTGAAACCAAAATTAACAAGATTACTTCAGCTTACAAGTGATAAATTTACATCCACCACTGAATTGAAATTCAATCATACTTGCAAAACAACCAACAGTCTCATATATTCTAAATTGCAATATTCAAATCAATCTGCCATCTATCATAGAGTATCATCCAAAGTCCAAACTATCAAATTCTTAACAAAATATACAGTCTTAGTCATAAAACTTGATAAAcacatcaataacaacaataagaatGGCAAACACATCACACAATATTTCtaacaaatcaagaaaaaaccCACCTCTTTCCAGATCCAACAAACTCATCCTGATCACTCATTTCAGGAGTCTCTTCCACCTGAGTCTCTTGCGCCCGTTTACGCTCAATTAACTCCTGCCTAATCTCCTCAATTGTCAGACTACCCTGATCCTCCATCTCTGCATACTTCTCCAAATTCCTCAAAGTTCGCCTTTTTGTTACCTTCACATCATAATTTCCTAATGTGGCATTCCCCATGAACCCTCTTACACTCTTCACACCACTATTTTCCCCCTCATCTTCACTTCCCATTTGACCTCCTTCAAGAGTAAACTGTGGCCACCTCATATTTCCAATTACCCTTACATTATCTACATCATCATCACTTGATGAACTCCCATTCCTATTATAGTTAAATTTCTTCTTCACTTTACCAGAGTAACCCCTCTTTTGCTCTAAATTACCCAATAATCCACTCAAACTTATCAAATTCCAATCACAAAAGCCCCTCTTTTGCTGTACATTTCCCAAAAATCCCCTCAAACTTATCAAATTCCCATCACAAAAGCCCCTCTTTTGCTGTACATTACCAGAAAAATTCAAATTCTTATAATCATCCAAATTTCTTTCCTTGATATACTTCCTCACATCAATAGGCGCGTCAATGGGCTTAATTGGGTCGGGCTTGGGGGAAGAATGCACTGGCCCATCATCGTGATTCCACAAATCCTCCGCACCGCGCTTCATAAACCGTTCAGCAAGTAACTTAACATGTTCCTTGGGCGACATAGGGGAGTGAGATAGGCCTTCGGGTTGATCAGGTGAGTCCGAAACGGAGGCCCGAATTTGGGAGCGGAGGCGGGCTTGGTAAAGTTGCTTTTCTTGGTCAAGAAGACGTTTTTCTTTGTCCCGGGCTTTTTTCTCATGAAGGCGCTTCCATTGCCATTTGTTGAGACCTCCAGGGAAGGTTCGAGGCCCACCTCCCATGGAACGGGTCAAGAGAAGAGAAAATGGCGGATGGTATAGGATAGTTTTTGGTGTTTCTCGGAAGATAATAGTGGTTATCATGGTGGTTTGTTCGGTGAGGTTTTGtcaaggtttagggtttaaggaaAAATGGGGGATTTTGGATCAGTCCTACACTCCCATTCACACtgtccttttttttcttctttgccTCCACATTGTCTCTATTCTTTAATCTCATGTTTAGTTGACTTGATTTTTGCCTATTGctttttcttgatttatattgatattGCAAATTTTAATAACCGCAAGCGCAGGGTTGACGTGTAGtcgcgggtcgaacacaaggaggtTAGTTaatcaatttgtttgttttatgacTACAAGACACGGATCAAGAAAACAATATGGTCGGAGAAGTTAGTACTACGATGCAAAAACTGAAACTAAAACAATAACTTGTATGAAGATAACGATGATGCAACAAACTCTAGGGTGTCGGGCATCACCTATTTCTAACATGGGAATCGATAACTCTCATGATTGTATGAAACTGAGTCATTGGCATAACTAAatgtgatctaattaatctcaagcttccgctCTATTGATTAGTATCGATTTAAGACCAAactagtgttaatcctcaaacttccgttttattggttaaactagtaggaatttaacttaTGTATATCTCAATCttaaattaatcctaatctcaaacttccgttttattgaaaaggctaataaagatatttaaacagagattcattaagcatagATTTAATTATAGACTCAAACTCAcacaatcaatcaataaaatgtCATTCCATGCTTTGAATTAGGGATTATACCCTAACCCTAGAGAAGAAAATTACTCACTAATCATGATGGTAAATATGTAGTTCATAATAAATGATGGCTTAAAGGGAACACTAAACATAAAACGACGAATGATTTCAATGCAAGAGATAAATGATAAAGCaattaacaaagaaaacttactaaTTACGAAGAgcgataatgtaaattgcaaaaagGAATTCACGTAACAACAAAGTCTCTCAACAAAAGCAAATCAAAGAACATAAAACTAAAGTGCTGAATTCAGAAAACTACCAGGAATAAAACTTCtctcaaaaaataaaactaactcTATTAATAATATCTACTAAAAGACGTAACTGCTGGCAGAATTTCAAAAAAAGCCGAGTCGGCGGTCGAGGGCATTCAGcagaaagccgagtcggcttttgatGAAACAGAGCAGTGATTTTCCAAAACCTACAGCCAACTCGGCGCTAGCTTTTCCTTCCATaaaagtcgagtcggcttttgTCACTGTCAGTATTGTTGATTTCCAGAACATTAAGCCGACTCGGCGGTGGCTTGGTCTTCTTGGGAAGCCGAGTCAGCTTTACTCTCTGCCTATGATCTTTGCATCCAGATGCTAAAGCCGACTTACATTGAAGGCCTCTAAAAGCCCAATTACTCCTGAAGGATCAAAATTTTACAAACCGGAGTAAATGGACTAAAAACAGCCCTAAACCACCGCTAGACTTCATCGAAGGAGCATAAAAATAGAcacaataagtgcaaataattgcacttatcataTACCTATACCTattgtaattaaattttagtgatttgaattagacttaaattaatttttactaagTGATTTTtaccaattaaaattattttttctgatttatactaattgtaattaatttttactgctttaaaatatttttcactaatttaaactgtaacaacccgacttaacgttgactgagtaaacagggtcatcatgGGGctcatttcccaagaaacttaaatcacatTTGCAAAACATGAGCAAAGGGGGTCACCAGCTCTataacgtaactaactcagctaattctcaaaccaaaaATATAATCGAAACACAAGGTAAACAAACAGATCACTTTAAGTTCAATATAACCAACATAACcaagtctaatatacatttatccaaaaacctaatacaaaactacaaaatttCCCCATGCTCAGCTCAAAATGACATCCTTGGCACTCTAATCAACatcgctaacccatcgttctcggccggttccgatctgtaatcaaaataaaatttgaaaacaatagaggatcagattaaactgaatgacaattaacaatccaaaacaataaaacacagTAACTCAAAACaaagtttaaaagcaacatcagtttcctagatctatgtgcgccacagggagtctagttgagaggaacatccatagctctaaggctatgtcactctcagttgaggctagtcaatatttgaatgacaattcacctcaaaac belongs to Amaranthus tricolor cultivar Red isolate AtriRed21 chromosome 17, ASM2621246v1, whole genome shotgun sequence and includes:
- the LOC130804824 gene encoding probable DEAD-box ATP-dependent RNA helicase 48, encoding MITTIIFRETPKTILYHPPFSLLLTRSMGGGPRTFPGGLNKWQWKRLHEKKARDKEKRLLDQEKQLYQARLRSQIRASVSDSPDQPEGLSHSPMSPKEHVKLLAERFMKRGAEDLWNHDDGPVHSSPKPDPIKPIDAPIDVRKYIKERNLDDYKNLNFSGNVQQKRGFCDGNLISLRGFLGNVQQKRGFCDWNLISLSGLLGNLEQKRGYSGKVKKKFNYNRNGSSSSDDDVDNVRVIGNMRWPQFTLEGGQMGSEDEGENSGVKSVRGFMGNATLGNYDVKVTKRRTLRNLEKYAEMEDQGSLTIEEIRQELIERKRAQETQVEETPEMSDQDEFVGSGKRFEDCGISPLTVKALASAGYVMMTRVQEDTLSVYLEGKDAFVKARAGTGKTSAFLLPAIETVLKSMSSNKAQRVPPVYILILCPTRELASQIAAETRVMLKYHDGIGVQMLVGGTRFKDDQKHLESDPCQIVVATPGRLLDHIESRSGISARLMGLKMLVLDEADHLLDLGFRKDIEKIVDCLSRRRQTLLFSATVSKEVRRISQLVLRREHLFINTVDADFPDSNPKVKQSYVIAPHNLHFQVVYQLLKDHISKMPDYKIIVFCTTGMMTSLMYLLFHKMRLNVREIHSRKPQLYRTRIVEEFKQSKQLILISSDVSARGINYPDVTLVIQVGTPTDREQYIHRLGRTGRAGKGGEGILLLAPWEEHFLEDIRDLPIERSSAPPNDDDTKSKIENSMAKIDASVKEGAYHAWLGYYNSLREIGRDKTSLVEWANQFCESIGLEKPPALYRKTVVKMGLKGISGIRVRT